One genomic segment of Panicum virgatum strain AP13 chromosome 2N, P.virgatum_v5, whole genome shotgun sequence includes these proteins:
- the LOC120661391 gene encoding uncharacterized protein LOC120661391, with protein MPATPTIIGALLGLGTQMYSNALRKLPYMRHPWEHVLGMGIGAVFVNQLVKFDEKLKEDLDKMLERAREANERRYIDDDE; from the exons ATGCCGGCGACGCCGACGATCATCGGCGCCCTCCTGGGGCTGGGCACCCAGATGTACTCCAACGCCCTCCGCAAGCTCCCCTACATGCGCC ATCCCTGGGAGCATGTTTTGGGTATGGGTATTGGTGCGGTGTTCGTGAACCAGCTGGTAAAGTTTGATGAGAAGCTCAAGGAGGACCTTGACAAGATGCTTGAGCGCGCCAGGGAAGCCAATGAGCGGCGCTACATTG ATGACGATGAATAG
- the LOC120661390 gene encoding LRR receptor-like serine/threonine-protein kinase GSO1, protein MAAGRRFLVSAWFLVALAVLSSVAEADDGDVLLEVKRAFVGDPEGVLAGWNASGAGAAGFCAWAGVACDDAGLRVVGLNLSGAGLAGPVPRALARLDALEAIDLSTNALTGPIPAALGGLASLQVLLLYSNQLTGEIPASLGKLAALQVLRAGDNPGLSGAIPDALGELGNLTVLGLASCNLTGPIPTSLARLAALTALNLQQNALSGPITRGLADLASLQALALAGNKLTGAIPPDLGRLTGLQKLNLGNNSLVGAIPPELGALGELQYLNLMNNRLSGRVPRALAKLSRVRTIDLSGNMLSGALPAELGRLPELTFLVLSDNQLTGSVPGDLCGGVGVGDEAESSSLEHLMLSTNNFTGQIPEGLSRCQALTQLDLANNSLSGAIPAALGELGNLTDLMLNNNSLSGELPPELFNLTELRSLALYHNQLTGRLPDAICRLRNLEVLYLYENQFTGEIPGSIGDCASLQMIDIFGNRFNGSIPASMGNLSQLMFIDFRQNELSGVIPPELGECQQLQVLDLADNALSGPIPETFGKLRSLQQFMLYNNSLSGTIPDGMFECRNSTRVNIAHNRLTGSLLPLCGTARLLSFDATNNSFHGGIPAQLGRSSSLQRVRLGSNMLSGPIPPSLGGIAALTLLDVSNNALTGSIPATLAQCRQLSLIVLSHNRLSGPIPGWLGSLPQLGELTLSNNEFTGAIPVQLSNCSKLLKLSLDSNQINGTVPPELGSLVSLNVLNLAHNQLSGLIPTAIAKLSNLYELNLSQNYLSGPIPPDIGKLQELQSLLDLSSNYFSGHIPASLGSLSKLEDLNLSHNALVGAVPSQLAGMSSLVQLDLSSNQLEGRLGAEFARWPQGVFADNAGLCGRPLRGCSSGGDRSTLSSVTIALVSAAVTLAIVLLIILLALMVVRRHGRRSREVNCTAFSSSSGNTNRQLVVKGSARREFRWEAIMEATANLSDQFAIGSGGSGTVYKAELSTGETVAVKRIAHMDSDMLLHDKSFAREIKILGRVRHRHLVKLLGFITSHDAGGGGSMLVYEYMENGSLYDWLHGGAGAGDGRKKRVLGWDARLKVAAGLAQGVEYLHHDCVPRIVHRDIKSSNVLLDGDMEAHLGDFGLAKAVAENQQAASGKDCTESASCFAGSYGYIAPECAYSLKATERSDVYSMGIVLMELVTGLLPTDKTFGGDVDMVRWVQSRMDAPLPPGEQVFDPALKPLAPREESSMAELLEVALRCTRTAPGERPTARQVSDLLLHVSLDYYRAGEKR, encoded by the exons atggcggcggggcggcggttcCTGGTGTCGGCATGGTTTCTCGTGGCGCTGGCGGTGCTCTCTTCCGTGGCGGAGGCGGATGACGGCGACGTGCTGCTGGAGGTGAAGCGCGCGTTCGTCGGCGATCCCGAGGGGGTCCTGGCGGGCTGGAAcgccagcggcgccggcgcggcaggGTTCTGCGCCTGGGCCGGCGTGGCGTGCGACGACGCGGGGCTCAGGGTGGTCGGCCTCAACCTCTCCGGCGCCGGGCTGGCCGGGCCGGTGCCCCGCGCGCTGGCGCGGCTCGACGCGCTCGAGGCGATCGACCTGTCCACGAACGCGCTCACGGGCCCCAtcccggcggcgctcggcgggcTCGCGAGCCTCCAGGTGCTGCTGCTCTACTCCAACCAGCTCACCGGCGAGATACCGGCGTCGCTGGGCAAGCTCGCGGCGCTCCAGGTGCTCCGCGCCGGCGACAACCCGGGCCTGTCGGGCGCCATCCCGGACGCGCTCGGGGAGCTCGGCAACCTCACCGTGCTCGGCCTCGCGTCCTGCAACCTCACGGGCCCGATCCCGACGAGCCTCGCGCGGCTCGCCGCGCTCACGGCGCTGAACCTGCAGCAGAACGCGCTGTCGGGGCCCATAACGCGGGGCCTCGCCGACCTGGCGAGCCTGCaggcgctcgcgctcgccggcaaCAAGCTCACGGGCGCGATACCACCGGATCTCGGGAGGCTCACGGGGCTCCAGAAGCTTAACCTGGGCAACAACTCGCTGGTGGGCGCCATACCGCCGGAGCTCGGTGCGCTCGGCGAGCTCCAGTACCTCAACCTCATGAACAACCGCCTCTCCGGCCGCGtcccgcgcgcgctcgccaaGCTCTCGCGGGTGCGCACGATCGACCTGTCCGGCAACATGCTCTCCGGCGCGCTCCCCGCCGAGCTCGGCCGGCTGCCGGAGCTCACTTTCTTGGTGCTCTCCGACAACCAACTCACCGGCAGCGTCCCTGGCGACCtgtgcggcggcgtcggcgtcggcgatgAAGCAGAGTCCAGTAGCCTCGAGCACCTCATGCTGTCGACCAACAACTTCACCGGCCAGATACCGGAGGGGCTCTCGCGGTGCCAGGCGCTGACGCAGCTCGACCTGGCGAACAACAGCCTCTCCGGCGCCATCCCCGCCGCGCTCGGTGAGCTCGGCAACCTGACGGACCTGATGCTCAACAACAACAGCCTCTCCGGCGAGCTGCCGCCGGAGCTCTTCAACCTCACCGAGCTCCGGTCTCTGGCATTGTATCACAACCAGCTCACCGGCAGGCTGCCGGACGCCATCTGCCGCCTCAGGAACCTCGAGGTACTGTACCTGTACGAGAACCAGTTCACCGGCGAGATACCGGGGTCCATCGGGGACTGCGCGAGCTTGCAGATGATCGACATCTTCGGGAACCGGTTCAACGGGAGCATACCGGCGTCCATGGGGAACCTGTCGCAGCTGATGTTCATTGACTTCAGGCAGAACGAGCTGTCCGGCGTGATCCCGCCGGAGCTCGGCGAGTGCCAGCAGCTTCAAGTCCTTGATCTGGCCGATAATGCTCTGTCCGGGCCGATTCCCGAGACGTTCGGGAAGCTCCGTTCGCTGCAGCAGTTCATGCTCTACAACAACTCGCTCTCCGGCACCATCCCGGACGGCATGTTCGAGTGCCGGAACAGCACGAGGGTCAACATCGCGCACAACCGGCTCACCGGCAGCCTCCTGCCGCTCTGCGGCACGGCGAGGCTGCTGTCCTTCGACgccaccaacaactcctttcatGGCGGGATCCCCGCGCAGCTCGGCCGGTCGTCGTCGCTCCAGCGCGTGCGCCTGGGGAGCAACATGCTCTCCGGGCCCATCCCGCCGTCGCTGGGCGGCATCGCCGCGCTGACGCTGCTGGACGTGTCGAACAACGCGCTCACCGGCAGCATCCCGGCGACGCTCGCGCAGTGCAGGCAGCTCAGCCTCATCGTCCTCAGCCACAACCGGCTGTCAGGGCCGATCCCGGGCTGGCTGGGCTCGCTGCCGCAGCTCGGCGAGCTGACGCTCTCCAACAACGAGTTCACCGGAGCAATCCCGGTGCAGCTCAGCAACTGCTCCAAGCTCCTGAAGCTCTCCCTCGACAGCAACCAGATCAATGGAACAGTGCCGCCTGAACTCGGCAGTTTGGTGTCCCTCAACGTGCTGAATCTTGCACACAACCAACTCTCAGGTTTGATCCCGACAGCGATCGCAAAATTGAGTAATCTCTATGAGCTGAATTTGTCGCAGAACTACCTGTCCGGTCCGATCCCTCCGGACATTGGCAAGTTGCAAGAGTTGCAGAGCTTGTTGGATTTGAGCAGCAACTACTTCAGTGGCCACATTCCTGCATCGCTCGGTTCACTCTCCAAGCTGGAAGATTTGAACCTCTCTCACAATGCTCTGGTCGGAGCAGTGCCGTCGCAGCTCGCCGGAATGAGCAGTCTGGTGCAGCTGGACTTGTCCAGCAACCAGCTGGAAGGGAGGCTGGGAGCAGAGTTCGCCCGGTGGCCGCAGGGCGTGTTCGCCGACAATGCTGGGCTCTGCGGCCGCCCATTGAGAGGTTGCAGCAGCGGAGGAGACCGGTCAACGCTTAGCTCCGTGACCATCGCGCTGGTGTCTGCTGCGGTCACGCTGGCGATTGTGCTCCTGATCATCCTGCTTGCCCTGATGGTGGTGCGGCGCCATGGACGGCGGTCACGGGAGGTGAACTGCACGGCGTTCTCGTCGAGCTCGGGCAACACGAAccggcagctcgtcgtcaagggctcggcgcggcgcgagTTCCGGTGGGAGGCGATCATGGAGGCCACGGCGAACCTGAGCGATCAGTTCGCGATCGGGTCCGGCGGGTCGGGGACGGTGTACAAAGCGGAGCTGTCCACCGGCGAGACGGTGGCCGTGAAGAGGATCGCGCACATGGACAGCGACATGCTGCTGCACGACAAGAGCTTCGCGCGGGAGATCAAGATCCTGGGCCGCGTCCGGCACCGGCACCTGGTCAAGCTGCTCGGGTTCATCACCTCccacgacgccggcggcggcggcagcatgcTCGTCTACGAGTACATGGAGAACGGCAGCCTCTACGACTGgctgcacggcggcgccggcgccggcgacggccgcaAGAAGCGGGTGCTGGGCTGGGACGCGCGGCTCAAGGTCGCGGCCGGGCTGGCGCAGGGCGTCGAGTACCTCCACCACGACTGCGTGCCGCGGATCGTGCACCGGGACATCAAGTCCAGCAACGTGCTCCTCGACGGCGACATGGAGGCGCACCTCGGCGACTTCGGCCTCGCCAAGGCCGTCGCCGAGAACCAGCAGGCTGCCTCCGGCAAGGACTGCACCGAATCAGCTTCCTGCTTCGCCGGATCATACGGCTACATCGCTCCAG AGTGCGCGTACTCCCTGAAGGCGACGGAGAGGAGCGACGTCTACAGCATGGGCATCGTGCTCATGGAGCTGGTCACCGGCCTCCTGCCGACGGACAAGACCTTCGGCGGCGACGTGGACATGGTGAGGTGGGTGCAGTCCAGGATGGACGCGCCGTTGCCGCCCGGGGAGCAGGTGTTCGACCCGGCTCtgaagccgctggcgccgcgcgAGGAGTCGTCGATGGCGGAGTTGCTGGAGGTGGCGCTCCGGTGCACGAGGACGGCGCCGGGGGAGAGGCCGACGGCGCGGCAGGTCTCCGATCTGCTGCTTCACGTTTCGCTCGATTACTATCGCGCCGGCGAGAAACGTTAG